A region of the Sardina pilchardus chromosome 3, fSarPil1.1, whole genome shotgun sequence genome:
TCTCTGCCTGTTTCTGAGGTCCTTTCCTGACATTCCGCATTTTCAACATGGCTGCATACATGACACACTTGCTTAAACCTTGGAGTCCGAGGTATGTATACCGACTTTTACTCATCTTCAACGTAATGTGTGCTCCTGTACGTGGCTACATATTTTCACGTTTTAAATGAGGATGGTTTGTgagagtttatttatttatgtattcttTATCTCTTGCATATCAGTGTCTGAACTGACTAGCAGGGATGGCAATGTTATTAGCTAACGTAACCTAACCATGAACCTTAACGCACCATCAATAATTGTCTACTATATACAATGTCAATGCTCTTAACGGTACTTGCAATAGCTAATAATATACGGCATGATGTTCTAATGCTCTAACGTTATTGTCTCTGAATGGTAGGCTTGTAAGAGTGAGTCTGATGAGCATATCCAATCATTACTCATTACTGTAACGTGGGTTTCTGTGCGAATACATTGTCTTAAAGTTTGACGTTAGTGAGATGGAGTCGGTACAATCCATACTATCTGAGGCCGGAGTCATCGAGGGAAGCATATGACAAACCTGAGACTGAGCTCACCCCCGAAGAAATTGAGGATCGTGAGTTGAAGAAAGTTCGTCCAATCAAGGCGGCTGTGTCGGATGTCAGCAGCTCGGGCTTCAATGATCCGTTAATGAAGTAGGTTTTCAGTACCCCCTCATTCATCAATGCATGGAATAAACAGCAAAATGAAATCCTCACAATCgcttccctttccctctttctttatgCAGTAAATTTGTcaatatgatgatgatggaagGCAAAAAGATTATTGCCAGGGATATCTTGACTGAGGTACGTTGACGTACTAGTGTGAATTGGTGAAGTTGGCCTGAACGTTTAAATCCCAATGTACAGCAAATTTGAATATCATACAATTCTTACTGATCTTATTTGCTGTGGGTTTTATTTACCTGTAATAGTTATGCTTGAACACAGACGCTGTAGCTCAACATTTTATATGTTTAACAACCTGTCTGTAAAACCTCAGGTTGGATCTAATCTCacattcttcttctttctttacACCTTTCAGACCCTGGAGAGCATAAAAAGGAAACAGGTAGAGAAATATCACAAAGCTGGAC
Encoded here:
- the mrps7 gene encoding small ribosomal subunit protein uS7m; amino-acid sequence: MAAYMTHLLKPWSPSLTLVRWSRYNPYYLRPESSREAYDKPETELTPEEIEDRELKKVRPIKAAVSDVSSSGFNDPLMNKFVNMMMMEGKKIIARDILTETLESIKRKQVEKYHKAGPAAKLEIECNPYTIFHQALENCKPVIGLASIQKGGKFYQVPIPLTENRRRFLAMKWIITECRDHRHRRTHMYEKLSQEMLAAFSNEGSVIKKKHELHKMAEANRAYAHYRWW